Proteins encoded in a region of the Mucispirillum schaedleri ASF457 genome:
- a CDS encoding CTP synthase: protein MTKWIFVTGGVASSLGKGVSGASIGKLLQLNGFSAAMAKFDPYFNVDPGTMNPYQHGEVYVASDGAETDLDLGYYERFLGMKTTKDNTNTSGDIYKTVIEKEIKGQYNGNTVQVIPHITDEIKNRINKFEGKVDIALIEIGGTVGDIEGLPFLEAIRQFTLEKGKGNALHIHLTLVPFIGAAMELKTKPTQHSVAKLRELGIMPDMIICRSEKHLDDDVKKKIALFCNVRKEAVMEATDCQSIYQIPEAFYKQGIDKLVMKILNLTPKKEFDTSWFDIIKKELTKTTRIAVIGKYTGMKDAYKSIAESLYLAGLHQGVKVEDVYFEAEDTDLINKIKGFDGILIPGGYGYRGVEGKISAITYARENNIPFFGICLGMQCAVIEAARNLAGIKDAASGEFDNNAKEQVIAMLNNQKTIVNIGGTQRVGEYSAKIKKNTLAYKLYGREDIVERHRHRYEFNPAYAEKLEKAGLKISAFHDNLPEIVEIENHPFFIGCQFHPEFTSSIDKPHPVFAGFVEACVKNHR from the coding sequence ATGACTAAATGGATATTTGTTACAGGTGGTGTTGCCAGTTCACTAGGCAAGGGAGTATCTGGTGCCAGTATTGGAAAGCTGTTACAGCTTAACGGGTTTAGTGCTGCTATGGCTAAATTTGACCCATATTTTAATGTGGACCCGGGCACAATGAACCCTTATCAACATGGAGAAGTATATGTTGCTTCAGATGGTGCTGAAACTGACTTAGACTTAGGCTACTATGAACGCTTTCTTGGAATGAAAACTACTAAGGATAATACTAATACATCAGGTGATATATATAAAACAGTAATAGAAAAAGAAATAAAGGGACAGTATAACGGTAATACTGTTCAGGTTATTCCACATATTACTGATGAAATAAAAAACCGTATCAATAAATTTGAAGGCAAAGTTGATATTGCTTTAATAGAAATAGGCGGCACAGTTGGCGATATTGAAGGGCTGCCTTTTCTAGAAGCTATCAGACAGTTTACTCTTGAAAAAGGTAAAGGGAATGCACTGCATATACATTTAACTCTTGTTCCTTTTATAGGAGCAGCTATGGAGCTTAAAACTAAACCAACTCAGCATTCTGTTGCTAAACTTAGAGAATTGGGAATTATGCCGGATATGATTATCTGCCGAAGCGAAAAACATTTAGACGATGATGTTAAGAAAAAAATAGCTCTTTTCTGCAATGTTAGAAAAGAAGCAGTTATGGAAGCTACAGACTGCCAGTCAATTTATCAAATACCAGAAGCATTTTATAAGCAGGGAATAGATAAACTTGTTATGAAAATCCTTAATCTTACACCTAAAAAAGAGTTTGATACATCTTGGTTTGATATAATAAAAAAGGAATTAACTAAAACTACCCGCATAGCTGTTATTGGTAAATATACAGGTATGAAAGACGCTTATAAATCCATTGCAGAATCATTATACCTTGCAGGACTTCATCAGGGAGTAAAGGTAGAAGATGTATATTTTGAAGCAGAAGACACTGATTTAATTAATAAAATAAAAGGCTTTGACGGCATTCTTATCCCCGGCGGCTATGGTTACAGGGGAGTAGAAGGCAAAATTTCTGCAATCACTTATGCAAGGGAAAATAATATACCATTCTTTGGTATATGCTTAGGTATGCAGTGTGCAGTAATAGAGGCTGCAAGAAACTTGGCAGGCATAAAGGATGCTGCATCCGGCGAATTTGATAATAATGCAAAAGAGCAGGTTATTGCAATGCTTAATAATCAGAAAACAATTGTAAATATAGGCGGCACTCAGCGTGTTGGTGAATACAGTGCAAAAATCAAAAAAAATACCCTTGCTTATAAACTGTATGGCAGGGAAGATATAGTAGAAAGGCACAGGCATAGATATGAATTTAATCCAGCATATGCTGAAAAGCTTGAAAAAGCTGGTCTCAAAATATCTGCTTTTCATGACAATCTTCCAGAAATTGTAGAAATAGAAAACCATCCGTTTTTTATTGGCTGCCAGTTTCATCCAGAGTTTACATCAAGTATTGATAAACCACACCCTGTTTTTGCAGGCTTTGTTGAAGCATGTGTTAAAAATCACAGGTAA
- the guaA gene encoding glutamine-hydrolyzing GMP synthase, with amino-acid sequence MDLEKILILDFGGQYSKLIARRTRECGVFSEILSYTSSPERIMEKGYKAIILSGGPASVYEANAPQCDKAIFDMGLPVLGICYGAQLMANLLDGYVEKSGSPEYGSTMVQVDKKAALFASPNVEDVTATWMSHTDYIKTVPYGFNITAKTENCPVAAMENNSRKLYAVQFHPEVTNSIHGMDMLKTFLFDICGFKGNWKMSSFIDDAVAKIKEKAGNGKALCALSGGVDSSVAALLVQKAIGDRLTCVFVDHGLLRKNEGDEVEAVFSKFGLNLIRVNAGERFLAKLKDVEDPEQKRKIIGSEFIAVFEEEAKKLGSVDYLVQGTIYPDVIESGAGSSAMIKSHHNVGGLPETMDFKGLIEPLRELFKDEVRKVGLDLGLPENLVMRQPFPGPGLGVRIIGKITAEKVAILQDADAVFREEIAAAGLDREISQYFAALTDMRSVGVMGDSRTYYYTVGLRAVITSDFMTAEWARIPHEVLAKTSNRIVNEVHGINRVVYDITTKPPATVEWL; translated from the coding sequence ATGGATTTAGAAAAAATACTTATTCTTGATTTTGGCGGCCAGTATAGCAAACTGATTGCCAGAAGAACAAGGGAATGTGGTGTATTCAGCGAAATATTAAGCTATACATCAAGTCCTGAGCGTATTATGGAAAAAGGGTATAAAGCCATTATTCTTTCAGGTGGTCCTGCAAGTGTGTATGAAGCTAATGCACCACAGTGCGATAAAGCAATATTTGATATGGGTTTACCTGTTCTTGGTATATGCTATGGTGCTCAGCTTATGGCAAATTTACTTGACGGCTATGTAGAAAAAAGCGGCTCACCTGAATACGGCTCTACTATGGTGCAGGTTGATAAAAAAGCTGCACTTTTTGCATCACCTAATGTGGAAGATGTTACTGCTACATGGATGAGCCATACTGATTATATTAAAACTGTCCCATATGGATTTAATATTACAGCAAAAACTGAAAACTGCCCTGTGGCTGCTATGGAAAATAACAGCAGAAAACTTTATGCAGTGCAGTTTCATCCAGAAGTAACCAACTCTATCCATGGTATGGATATGCTTAAAACATTCCTTTTTGATATATGCGGATTTAAAGGTAACTGGAAAATGTCATCATTTATAGATGATGCTGTTGCTAAAATTAAAGAAAAAGCAGGAAATGGCAAAGCATTATGTGCATTAAGCGGCGGTGTAGATTCTTCTGTTGCTGCTCTTTTAGTTCAGAAAGCTATTGGCGATAGATTAACCTGTGTATTTGTTGACCATGGACTTTTAAGAAAAAATGAAGGGGATGAAGTAGAAGCAGTCTTTTCTAAATTTGGTTTAAATCTTATAAGAGTTAATGCGGGAGAAAGATTTTTAGCAAAACTTAAAGATGTAGAAGACCCTGAGCAGAAACGAAAAATTATTGGCAGTGAATTTATTGCAGTTTTTGAAGAAGAAGCAAAAAAACTTGGCTCTGTAGATTATCTTGTGCAGGGCACAATTTACCCTGATGTTATAGAAAGCGGTGCAGGAAGCTCTGCTATGATTAAAAGCCACCATAATGTTGGCGGACTGCCAGAAACTATGGATTTTAAAGGGCTTATTGAGCCATTAAGAGAGCTTTTTAAAGATGAAGTCCGCAAAGTAGGTCTTGATTTAGGGCTTCCAGAAAACCTTGTTATGAGACAGCCTTTTCCCGGACCTGGATTAGGGGTTAGAATTATAGGCAAAATCACTGCTGAAAAAGTTGCAATATTGCAGGATGCAGATGCTGTTTTTAGAGAAGAAATCGCTGCAGCAGGGCTTGATAGAGAAATAAGCCAGTATTTTGCAGCGTTAACAGATATGCGTTCTGTTGGTGTTATGGGTGATTCTAGAACATATTATTATACTGTTGGACTTCGTGCCGTTATCACATCAGACTTTATGACTGCAGAGTGGGCAAGAATACCACATGAAGTGCTTGCAAAAACTTCTAACAGAATTGTAAATGAAGTCCATGGTATTAACAGAGTAGTCTATGATATTACTACTAAACCACCTGCAACTGTTGAGTGGTTATAA
- a CDS encoding LpxI family protein, whose amino-acid sequence MTKRHVAIIAGYGSLPLIGAKYVKEKGDELLIIALKESCTLNEELKQIADYYYEFSVGLAGKMLKTLKKHKITHALLSGKVEIKLLHSTRFDLKALLILAKITFKSTDSINFAIINELKKINIDMLSQKEVYASIIPKSMQFTDKSYCEAGLKETVKEGFLFAKHIGALDLGQSIVISRQGILAVESAEGTDITFARGSSLAKGEALCIKTGKAYQDERFDLPTVGLDTLKNIAENGGLGLIMESGETIVVDMDKCVEYAKEKGLIFSAVSKDEL is encoded by the coding sequence ATGACTAAAAGGCATGTTGCAATTATTGCAGGTTATGGTTCATTACCATTAATTGGTGCTAAATATGTTAAAGAAAAAGGTGACGAGCTTTTAATTATAGCTTTAAAAGAAAGCTGCACATTAAATGAAGAGTTAAAACAGATTGCTGATTACTACTATGAATTTAGTGTAGGACTTGCAGGCAAAATGTTAAAAACATTAAAAAAACATAAAATAACACATGCTCTGCTTTCTGGTAAAGTGGAAATTAAACTGCTGCACAGCACACGGTTTGATTTAAAAGCACTGCTTATACTTGCAAAAATAACTTTTAAAAGCACTGATTCTATTAATTTTGCTATTATAAATGAATTAAAAAAAATAAATATTGATATGCTCTCTCAGAAAGAAGTATATGCTTCTATTATTCCAAAAAGTATGCAGTTTACTGATAAATCTTACTGCGAAGCAGGGCTTAAAGAGACTGTAAAAGAAGGTTTTTTATTTGCAAAACATATTGGTGCTCTTGATTTAGGTCAGTCAATTGTAATAAGCAGGCAGGGTATACTTGCAGTAGAAAGTGCTGAAGGGACAGATATTACTTTTGCAAGGGGGTCAAGCCTTGCAAAAGGCGAAGCTCTGTGCATAAAAACTGGAAAAGCATATCAAGATGAAAGGTTTGATTTGCCTACTGTTGGGCTTGATACATTAAAAAATATTGCAGAAAATGGTGGACTTGGGCTTATTATGGAAAGCGGAGAAACAATAGTTGTGGATATGGATAAATGTGTAGAGTATGCAAAAGAAAAAGGGTTGATTTTTTCAGCTGTAAGTAAAGATGAACTGTAA
- a CDS encoding IS3 family transposase: MFKKAGSLNAVKGTESSTEKAQIITALRLYYSLDILLSVSNMKRSTYYYNVKKPAALDKYAEVKTSILEIYEKSNKTYGYPRISKVLEKLGYTYDRKTVYKLMKELKISSLIRVKKRYKQGRVSHICSNKLNRAFTSERPCLKWVTDVAEIKINNEKVYLSAIMDLYNREITAYSVSKYNNEEMVIDNLKQAIDKTKDTTGLMIHSDQGILYQANQFRKLLKENNIEQSMSRRGNCYDNAVMESFFATLKCELVYINKFKNIEQFKYELEKYIDFYNNYRIKANGLTPLQEKEIYLVA; this comes from the coding sequence ATATTTAAAAAAGCTGGAAGCCTTAATGCAGTCAAAGGAACAGAGAGTTCAACAGAAAAAGCACAAATAATAACTGCATTAAGGCTGTATTACAGTTTGGATATCCTGTTGTCTGTGAGTAATATGAAAAGAAGCACTTACTATTATAATGTTAAAAAGCCTGCTGCATTAGATAAATATGCAGAAGTCAAGACATCTATATTAGAAATATATGAAAAATCTAACAAGACTTATGGTTATCCAAGAATATCAAAGGTATTAGAGAAACTGGGTTATACTTATGACAGGAAGACAGTGTATAAATTGATGAAAGAACTAAAAATTTCATCACTAATCAGGGTTAAGAAAAGGTATAAACAAGGCAGAGTAAGTCATATATGCAGCAATAAATTAAACAGAGCCTTTACAAGTGAGAGACCATGTTTAAAATGGGTAACAGATGTGGCAGAGATAAAAATTAATAATGAAAAGGTGTATTTATCAGCAATAATGGATTTGTATAACAGAGAAATAACAGCATACAGTGTAAGCAAATATAATAATGAAGAAATGGTAATAGATAATTTAAAACAGGCAATAGATAAAACAAAAGATACAACAGGGTTAATGATACATTCAGACCAGGGTATATTATATCAGGCTAATCAATTTAGAAAGTTATTAAAGGAAAATAATATAGAGCAGAGTATGTCAAGGCGTGGCAACTGCTATGATAATGCTGTTATGGAAAGTTTCTTTGCTACTTTAAAATGTGAATTGGTTTATATTAACAAATTCAAAAATATAGAACAGTTTAAATATGAACTTGAAAAATATATTGATTTCTATAATAATTACAGAATAAAAGCTAATGGACTTACACCTTTACAGGAAAAAGAAATTTATTTAGTGGCTTAG